One window of Strigops habroptila isolate Jane chromosome Z, bStrHab1.2.pri, whole genome shotgun sequence genomic DNA carries:
- the LOC115601178 gene encoding uromodulin-like: MERTVRCLLLVCAFCLADFEGNKRELASPWRVAALHLKRSPNACLPNPCQHQGHCQLMKDGPVCSCRPGFTGTFCQDVVLKLTCEEGKMKMMVRKEVFDLLKIPKQLVHLRNQACKVSEMEEEGELFFAATLTGENHTACGSVVQQNSSHVSYSNVMESGWDAHGAVIPESFQLELNFSCDYPYERVVRLPASPTAADKPAQFEVREGHFNVSMRLYKTPSYLQPYHLPAEAIPVKDTLYVLLEIEGQHQLTYFLLSVEGCWATPSTDPYQDVQHKLIEEGCPHDETVTYLNSFGESTTAKFSFQMFQIVGYTEVFLHCRVQLCLPNGPEPCAKQCPRHWRSKQALANDYSKIVSYGPICLLGKKTHHSRDEQQDPKGHNSWLPAALLVLCTLTLFLVVLAAVGARRWLV; the protein is encoded by the exons ATG gAAAGGACTGTGAGATGTTTGCTGCTAGTCTGTGCCTTCTGCCTGGCTGACTTTGAAGGCAACAAGA gGGAGCTGGCAAGCCCCTGGCGAGTGGCAGCCCTCCATCTCAAGAGGAGCCCGAACGCCTGCCTGCCAAACCCTTGCCAGCACCAGGGGCACTGCCAGCTGATGAAGGATGGACCTGTTTGCAGCTGCAGACCGGGCTTCACAGGGACATTCTGCCAAG ATGTGGTACTGAAGTTGACCTGTGAGGAAGggaagatgaagatgatggtGAGGAAGGAGGTGTTTGACCTCCTGAAGATCCCTAAGCAGCTTGTCCACTTGAGGAACCAGGCATGCAAGGtctcagaaatggaagaagagggTGAGCTGTTTTTTGCAGCCACTCTCACAGGTGAAAACCACACTGCCTGTGGATCAGTAGTTCAG CAAAACAGCTCCCACGTGTCATACTCCAACGTCATGGAGTCAGGGTGGGATGCGCACGGGGCGGTGATCCCTGAGAGTTTTCAGCTTGAGCTGAATTTCTCCTGTGACTACCCCTACGAGCGAGTGGTGAGACTGCCCGCCAGTCCCACTGCTGCTGACAA gCCAGCGCAGTTTGAGGTCAGAGAAGGACACTTCAATGTCAGCATGAGACTGTACAAGACCCCCTCCTACCTCCAGCCCTATCACCTGCCAGCTGAGGCCATACCCGTCAAAGACACACTCTATGTTCTGCTGGAGATAGAAGGACAGCACCAGCTCACGTACTTCCTGCTGAGCGTTGAGGGCTGCTGGGCCACACCAAGCACGGATCCCTACCAGGACGTGCAGCACAAGCTCATTGAGGAGGG GTGTCCCCATGATGAGACAGTGACATACCTGAACAGCTTTGGAGAGAGCACTACTGCCAAGTTCAGCTTCCAGATGTTCCAGATTGTTGGTTACACCGAGGTGTTCCTGCACTGCCGTGTCCAGCTCTGTCTCCCCAATGGCCCAGAGCCCTGTGCCAAG CAATGCCCTAGGCACTGGAGGAGCAAACAGGCACTGGCCAATGACTACAGTAAGATCGTCTCCTATGGGCCAATCTGCCTGCTGGGAAAAAAGACCCACCATTCCAGGGATGAGCAACAGGACCCGAAGG GACACAACTCGTGGCTCCCTGCGGCCCTCCTTGTGCTGTGTACTCTCACTTTGTTCCTTGTGGTTCTGGCGGCTGTTGGTGCGAGGCGTTGGCTGGTGTAG